One window from the genome of Treponema sp. OMZ 838 encodes:
- a CDS encoding SH3 domain-containing protein, whose protein sequence is MFKKIGYGVVNWSIPEYNLTASDVVPILVRSNISKVYIAELNKQKIEIPLWQLTFCASKREAEAYIKKTAEYRSVYAAVKLDGLPLRSTPDNTGKQVYRLRESQIVKVLWKGEGAPVIARDKPLEGDWLYVMTNDGTRGWCFSYNLFMYDEGEPSVSRQTTETVVDEILTSILKSRWYPEYYRDMIRKKQIDPERMTDNFGFFPGEGTGVVRIMLKDEQLAFSYTGIVKNRMGAYQFEGSPLLMQIRDSDTIAVNYTDEKGRVQIRYFITLKEDPQELAQAETERRNDALQTLVTTGPVFNSVNYGVLEFTDGGRFHWKGYQVLSPTIIPKGVGNSGSVAIRYFISAKLKTEYMGILSFKFDGSGDWIDFFYTVSKQGVKLEYVKPENITDGVASVRSLNPVILFFGTEGTEE, encoded by the coding sequence GTGTTCAAAAAAATCGGTTACGGCGTTGTCAATTGGTCAATCCCTGAGTATAACTTGACAGCATCGGATGTAGTGCCGATTCTCGTCCGGTCGAATATTTCGAAGGTATATATTGCCGAGCTGAATAAACAAAAGATAGAAATTCCGCTCTGGCAGCTCACCTTTTGCGCTTCAAAGCGTGAAGCGGAGGCCTATATTAAAAAGACTGCCGAATACCGTTCTGTGTATGCCGCGGTAAAGCTTGACGGTCTGCCGCTCCGCTCTACGCCTGATAACACCGGTAAGCAAGTGTACCGTCTGCGTGAAAGTCAGATTGTAAAAGTGCTTTGGAAAGGGGAGGGGGCGCCGGTTATCGCACGGGATAAACCTTTGGAAGGTGATTGGCTTTATGTGATGACCAACGACGGCACCCGCGGTTGGTGTTTTTCTTACAATCTCTTTATGTATGATGAAGGGGAACCATCCGTATCCCGGCAGACAACGGAAACGGTGGTCGATGAGATTCTGACGAGTATCTTAAAAAGCCGATGGTATCCCGAATATTACCGTGATATGATTCGGAAAAAGCAGATCGATCCCGAACGGATGACGGATAATTTCGGTTTTTTCCCCGGCGAAGGAACAGGCGTCGTGCGTATTATGCTGAAAGATGAGCAGCTTGCTTTTTCTTATACCGGTATCGTAAAAAACCGGATGGGTGCTTATCAATTTGAAGGTTCGCCGCTACTGATGCAAATTAGAGATTCGGATACGATTGCCGTCAATTATACGGATGAGAAAGGTCGGGTACAAATACGGTATTTTATTACGCTAAAAGAAGACCCGCAGGAACTTGCACAAGCGGAAACGGAACGCCGGAACGATGCGCTGCAAACCCTTGTTACAACCGGTCCGGTGTTTAATTCCGTAAATTACGGTGTGCTCGAATTTACGGATGGCGGGCGTTTCCATTGGAAAGGGTACCAAGTGTTATCCCCGACGATTATTCCTAAGGGGGTAGGGAATTCCGGTTCCGTTGCAATCCGATATTTTATCAGTGCTAAACTTAAAACCGAATATATGGGGATTCTGTCGTTTAAATTTGACGGCAGTGGAGACTGGATCGATTTCTTTTACACGGTGTCAAAGCAAGGCGTTAAGCTTGAGTATGTAAAGCCGGAGAATATTACCGACGGTGTCGCTTCCGTGCGCAGCCTTAATCCTGTTATCCTCTTTTTCGGGACGGAAGGAACGGAAGAATAA
- a CDS encoding ABC transporter substrate-binding protein: protein MSMKKFLFIAAFVSCMLSACKNAEDSIAVIWTNRTEFISYCEAFNNAQSRYKITVSYKENPSDALMAASEEPDIVIGPWLRGDATRVKFSKLGGMLSKKKIDPDTFYPLLFELGNINGAQYLLPVSFNLPTIIFSASQKNLVKTNFTLSLEEMRELAAAYNKKSGSEYTKMGFSPRWDTDFLYVTAQGLDVSFEETKSLFSWNDKMLQELITYTRRWSEEVNTSAAAEDEFKFKYLYDPPYTLITNGRCLFWYLSSDKLFSLNNERLKSLDYRWMSYNGKTPVQDEIIYAGICKKAKNTAAARAFLLWFFNEESQKDLLARTQTDNMIAPSFGLAGGFSAIKNVTENIFPVYYPLLLKHLPQTDDFSAPHILPHNWLLLKKEIIFPYLRDQTRIFAGDDKPLSLNRRVSDWYKKPR from the coding sequence ATGAGTATGAAAAAATTCCTTTTTATTGCAGCGTTTGTAAGTTGTATGCTATCTGCGTGCAAAAATGCCGAGGATTCGATTGCCGTTATTTGGACTAACCGTACTGAATTCATCTCTTATTGTGAGGCTTTTAACAACGCCCAAAGCCGTTATAAAATCACTGTCAGCTATAAAGAAAACCCATCGGATGCTTTAATGGCAGCATCCGAAGAACCGGATATCGTCATTGGCCCTTGGCTCAGAGGTGATGCAACTCGGGTAAAATTCAGTAAGTTAGGAGGGATGCTTTCTAAAAAGAAAATTGATCCGGATACTTTTTATCCGTTATTATTTGAACTGGGAAATATTAACGGGGCACAGTATCTCTTGCCGGTCAGCTTTAATTTACCAACCATTATTTTTTCCGCATCACAAAAAAATTTAGTAAAAACAAATTTTACACTTTCTCTTGAAGAAATGAGAGAGCTTGCCGCAGCGTACAATAAAAAAAGCGGCTCGGAATATACTAAAATGGGTTTTTCACCCCGCTGGGATACCGATTTCCTCTATGTTACCGCACAAGGCCTTGACGTATCTTTTGAAGAAACAAAAAGCCTCTTTTCGTGGAATGACAAAATGCTGCAGGAATTGATTACGTATACGCGGCGCTGGTCGGAAGAAGTCAATACAAGCGCTGCGGCTGAGGATGAATTCAAATTCAAATACCTCTATGATCCGCCGTATACATTGATTACAAATGGACGCTGCCTATTCTGGTACTTATCAAGCGATAAACTGTTTTCATTAAATAACGAAAGATTAAAATCGCTTGATTATCGGTGGATGAGTTACAACGGCAAAACACCGGTACAGGATGAAATTATATATGCAGGAATTTGTAAAAAGGCAAAAAATACGGCAGCAGCACGAGCATTCTTGCTTTGGTTCTTTAATGAAGAAAGTCAAAAAGATCTGCTTGCCCGCACCCAAACCGATAATATGATCGCGCCTTCTTTCGGATTAGCGGGAGGTTTTTCCGCTATAAAGAATGTAACTGAAAATATTTTTCCGGTTTATTATCCCCTTTTGCTCAAACATTTGCCGCAAACCGATGATTTCTCCGCGCCGCATATCTTACCCCATAACTGGCTGCTGCTTAAAAAAGAAATTATCTTTCCGTACTTACGGGATCAAACGCGGATATTTGCCGGTGATGACAAACCGCTATCACTCAATAGACGGGTATCTGATTGGTATAAAAAGCCTCGCTAA